AGCAGGTTTTCCTGAAGCGATTATCGTAGCTTCAAGTGACCTAGATGAGTATTTAATTCGTGATCTAAAGGGACAGGGGGCTAAAATTAATTCATGGGGAGTGGGAACAAATCTGATTACCTCTAGGGATTGTCCTGCGCTTGGTGGAGTGTACAAGCTTGTAGCAGAAGAGGAGCAGGGAGTACTTAAGCCCAAAATAAAGGTGAGTGAAAACCCGGAAAAAATCACCACCCCTGACTTTAAGAAGGTTGTACGATTCTATGATCGTAAGCAGCACAAAGCGCTGGTTGATCTTATCATGCTCGAGCATGAAGAGATTCCGACTGAGGAATTTGTTGCCTTTGATCCGGTGAATACGTGGAAAAAGAAGAAGATCAAAAACTACAGCACTAAAGAGCTTTTGCTCCCTATATTTATTGAAGGAAAGCTTGTTTATGAATCGCCTAGCTTAAAGGAGATTCAAGAATATGCTAAGCAGGAAAAGCACACATTCTCAGCAGAAATTCTAAGGCTGACAAACCCACATACGTATCATGTTGACTTATCTCCAGCGTTATGGGAGCTGAAAAACACGCTGCTAGCGGAGGCTAGACATTCTGAATTCGAAGAGTAAAGTAGTTATGATATTAAGGAGTAATTAGTGGTGAAAAGAAGAATAGCTAATTATGGTCACAATGAATAATTAGTGGTGAAAAGAAGAATAGTCAGTTGTTATCGCAAAGAGTAATCAACGGTGAGATGAAGAGTTTTTAATAGTGAAAATGAAGTATTATTCTTTGTGAGATAAGGGGTTGTTCACAAGTAGAACTTTCTACGTGTGTTCAGCTTCTTTTCTTTGTCTTTCATCTGTAACGGTCATATTTAACTCTTAGAGACCCAAATTCATAGGCTCTAGTCTCTAGGTCATATTCGACACTTAGATGGAAAATCCGCCGATTTTAGTTCAAGAAACACTTGTAAGGAGCATATTTGACCGTTAGAGATTATTGAGGGTCAAAAATCGCTTCTAAGGTGCAAATATGGCCGTTAGAAGTTTCGGAGCCCCAAGAAGTCGACATAGATGCAGAAATATCCGTAATTCTAAATTAATAAATCGTTATTTTCTTAGGGACCAAAGCTTAACGGTAAGTAGGCATTAGTTGGATAGGAGTGAAATGGTACGAATAGATGGTGAAGAGCAGGACTGAGGAGCTGCTTCAATTTTCTTATCTAGTTGCTTAATCAGTAGTTTCTCCTTACTTTGATCCAGCTGACGATAATGATGCTGATGATTAGGCTGTTTATCCATTTCATCTGCAATATGAACAATTTCCTGTAATCTGCTTAACTGAATCTGACCTTCTGGTAACAGGGAATCCGTGTGTAGCAGAACGGCTAGGGATATCTCCTTCGCAGCCTTTGGATTTTCACCAAGTCGAATAAGCAGCTTGTGGGCTCGCTCAGCTCCTTTAATCGGGTGAATGTCATTTTTTTTGTAGGCGTTGTAATCCCACTCACCATCTTTGTACCAGGTATAATGTCCGATATCATGTAGGAGACCTGCTTTAGCGGCCAAGTCAGGGTTAATTCCCTTTTCACAGGCTAATGAAAAAGCATGATAGGCTACTGAGATGGCGTGTGCCATACCGGATCGACGAATGTACTTTTGGGCGATAGGATGCTGGTAAATATCATATATAGTAACGTTACGCATGAAAAACACCTCCTTTTTATGGTATTATGGGTCTAGTATTTAGGGTAAATTTTTTCTACTTTATCATACTTGTAAGATGAAAGCAATAGATGAATATTGGCGATCTCTGTTAGTCTAGGATTATCCAGTATCTTTGCTTCGGTCTATTCAGTATTTAGGAGGAAACAATGAAGGAAGATCAGGTGATTTATACCCTTTGCTTTATAAGAAAAGGGACAGAAATTCTAATGCTTTATCGAAACCATCCGCCAAATGCTAAGCAATGGAACGGTGTAGGTGGCAAAATAGAGCATGGTGAAACACCAAAACAGGCTATTCAGAGAGAAATCCTAGAAGAAACAGGGCTCGACGTAGAGAATTTAGAGTATCGTGGCTTAGTGACTTGGAACGAAGAGGGCGGTACTCATGTGTATTTGGCTAACGCCTACAACGATTCATTTGTACAAACAGATGAAGGCTATTTAGCTTGGAAGCCTTTAGAATGGGTGTTAGAAAGTCCTCAAGTTGTTTCTAATATTCCTTTGTTTTTACCCGATATGCTAAATGATAAACTCAGTGCTAAGGAGCATGCTTTTACGTATGAACAGGAAGAGTTAGTCGGATATAAGGTAGTAGATTTACCAGATCATTGGAGGATGTAAACATGTTTGAGCTAGGCAAAAAGGAGATGGACGGACTGCTTCGTTTTAACCAGCAAACGATACCCGTATATATTTACACACCACTATGTGGAACGTGTAAGGTGACAACGAAGATGCTAGAAATTGTAGAAGCAGCATTGCCAGAGCTTAAGTTATACTCGTGTAACTTGAACGCTGTGACTGAAGTTGCTGAACGCTGGAAAATAGAAAGTGTTCCATGTTTAGCTTTCATTCAAGGAGCTCAGGTACAAAAGAAGATTTATGCCTTTAAATCGGTTGATGAGGTATATGAGATGCTAAAGCCTTTTGCTTGCAGGAAAAGTAATAGTAGGAGATTAATTCGGTTAGAGAGGGAAGTGATGAGAGTGAAAAAGCTAACAAATGAAGATTTTGATCAAATGGTTACTTTTTTTGATCAGATGGCTCAAACTAGCTGGCTGAGCTCAATACATGCCGAACTAGCTACATATGTCCCGCAGCAGAACGGTATTATTGCTCTTGATGTAGGCTGTGGAACGGGACGTTTCCTTCAGCGAATCCAGCATCAAATAGCAGAAGGAATTGGTATCGATCTTTCCCCAGAAATGATTAGAGAAGCGAATAGGCAGGCTGACCTGCTACAACTAACGGATCGGTTTGAGTTCCGTGTTGGGGATGCGTATGAGCTTCCTTTGAAAAACGAGAGTGTGGATGTGGCTATTTCTACCTGTATGATGTTCTTACTTCCAGAACCTGAAAAAGGGATTGAAGAGCTACATAGAGTTTTGAAAAAACAGGGAACACTTTTGATGCTAAATCCTTCACCATTGATGAATCCTGAACAGGCCTATGCTGTAGCAAAGGAGCAGGGAATTCCACAGGAGGAATGGGAGTATCTTTGGAAATGGTCAAACGTTTCAACCAGAAAGCATCGTTACGCAAAGGAAGAGCTTAAAAGTATGCTCCAGCCGGCATTTACTCAAATTGAAATCGTGGATGTCTTAGATGGATTAGCTCATATTACCATAGGTCATAAATCTTAAACATTTTGCTCTTTCAGCCATCTCAGAACTGGCTGGAAGGGCTGTTTTGTTTTTTGTGCGAAAAAATGCTCAAAGGGACAGCCTTCTGATTTAACTCGTTGGACAATATTTTCTAGAGAAAATGGATCTGGAGAAAGTGAGCTATTAACCTCCTTCCAAAAAAGTGGGGTGGCAACAAGAGCATCTTTATTTCCCCTTGGGGAATAGGGGGCAATAATCGTTTTTCCAGCAGCGTGCTGGACGTAATCCACATAAAGCTTCTTCCCACGCTTCGCCTTTAATCTTTCAACAGTAAACCAATTAGGCTCTTTATTCACCAAATAATGGGCGATAAACTGTGTGAATCTTCTTGTGTCATCATAGGAAAACTGGTGATCAGGAAGAGGGATGTAGAGCTGTAGTCCTTTATTTCCAGATGTTTTGATGAAAGAATACAGATTTAGCCGATCAAGCACTTCTTTAATAGCTAAAGCGGCTTCAATCGCTAATGAAAACTCCTGACGTGAAGGTGGATCAAGATCAAACACGATTTCAGAAGGACCAGATGTATGAATCGTTTGAAAAGGGATGTGAAATTCAAGAGTTAATTGATTTCCTAGCCAAATCAGCGAGGTGAGATCAGAACAAACTATATAGGTTATATCCTTATCTTTGTGTCTTTGAATATATGAGGGAGCATAGTCAGGACAATTTTTCTGGTAAAAAAAATCATCACCTACGCCATGTGGATAGCGAATAGACGTTAATAAACGATACTGTAAAAAGGGCAGAAAATAGGGTGAAATATCCTGAAGATATTGTAAAAAACGGGCTTTGGTTATGTTCTTTTGAGGCCATAGGGGCTTGGAGAGACTTGTAAGGCTTACGGTATGAGTACCGATTCTTACATCCCTTTTTTCTTGTATATAATCGGCCATCACTATCTCCTCCAACATATGACTTCAAATCTACAATTCTACATCAACTAGGATGAACTTCTGTAAAGGTTTGTATACTTGGATGTCTTAAAGTTGAGTTTGATGTCTTAGTTTAGTTTGAATAGCAAAGGCATCTGATATGACACTGCCTGTCATCTTGCTGTAAAATAAAATTAAAGTATATATGCTCATTTAGAAATAAAGAGGTGTTTATAAATGAATAAAACTGGATTAGTCCTTGAAGGTGGAGGAAGTAGAGGGATTTTTACTGGAGGGGTTATTCAATATTTGATGGAACAGGACATCTATTTGCCTTATGTAATCGGTGTATCTGCTGGAGCATGTAATGGATCTTCTTATATTTCTAGACAAATGGACCGCAACCGTACCGTGAGTATTGATTTTCTTGATAATCCAGAGTATTTATCCTTGACAAACTTTATAAAGAAAAGACAGCTATTTGGTATGGACTTTTTGTTTGATCGATTGCCTAACGAGTTGGTGCCATTTGATTTTAAAGCCTATGAGCAAGGGAAGGAAGAATTTGTGGTGGGGGTAACTGATTGTATGACAGGGGACCCTATTTATTATAAAAAATCGGAATATATGAAAGACATCTTAACGTTATTACGTGCTTCGAGCTCATTACCATTCGTTGCTCCTATCGTTTCTTTTGAAAATAAAATGCTTATGGATGGAGGTATCTCTGATCCGATCCCGATTAAGCAAGCAGTTAAAGATGGTCAATCCAAAAATGTAATTATCTTAACGCAAAATCGTGAGTATGTGAAAAAGCCTCAGTCGTTTGGCTGGTATTTACGAAAAAAATATCGTGACTATCCTGGTTTAATTCAGGCTTCCGAGAGAAGACATATCGTCTATAATGAAACGTTACAATATATTAGGGATGAGGAGGCAAAAGGGAACATCTTTGTCATCAGCCCGACTGAAAAATTAAAGGTTGGACGTGTAGAAAGAAGCAAAGAAAAATTAACGGATTTATATGAAAGAGGATATGAAGATGCAGCTAAGATGGGTCCTGCTCTAAAGGAGTTTCTTTCTTAGATATGACGGTATCACACTTGAGTTATAATATTAAAATGATTAGAAGGTGGAGGAATAGGTATGGAGGTTCGAAAAGCTTCCAAGGAAACAGACCCTGGAAGCTCTTTAACGTATGTGTGTTTTCTACCCACAGCAGGTTGTTGGGTGGGTATTAGAGCTATTTGTGCTAGAGAGGTTAACACTACAAACTCCTGTTTCAGGAAGTTCTAATTCAACTTTTTGGGCTGCCTCAAAATCGCCTGTTAAATGAGCCACAATTGAACGTACCTGCTCATAGCCAGTTGCCATGAGGAACGTTGGAGCTCTGCCATAGCTTTTAGATCCGACGATATAAAAACCTTTTTCAGGTTGTCTGAGCTCCTTTTCACCGTGAGGTCGAACAGTACCACAGCTATGAATATTTGGATCAATAAGCGGGGCTAATGCTTCAACACTCTCTGTTATTGTATCGATTGACGTTCGTATTTCGCTAAGTATATTAAAATTCGGTCTATTCCCCGTATTCACAATCATTTGGTCTATCCCTGCTAAAGTTACGGCTTCTCCTCTTTTATCTCCTACTATGCTTATCTCATCATTGGCTCGTTCAACATATTG
This region of Bacillus horti genomic DNA includes:
- a CDS encoding HD domain-containing protein; this encodes MRNVTIYDIYQHPIAQKYIRRSGMAHAISVAYHAFSLACEKGINPDLAAKAGLLHDIGHYTWYKDGEWDYNAYKKNDIHPIKGAERAHKLLIRLGENPKAAKEISLAVLLHTDSLLPEGQIQLSRLQEIVHIADEMDKQPNHQHHYRQLDQSKEKLLIKQLDKKIEAAPQSCSSPSIRTISLLSN
- a CDS encoding NUDIX hydrolase, which gives rise to MKEDQVIYTLCFIRKGTEILMLYRNHPPNAKQWNGVGGKIEHGETPKQAIQREILEETGLDVENLEYRGLVTWNEEGGTHVYLANAYNDSFVQTDEGYLAWKPLEWVLESPQVVSNIPLFLPDMLNDKLSAKEHAFTYEQEELVGYKVVDLPDHWRM
- a CDS encoding methyltransferase domain-containing protein, translated to MFELGKKEMDGLLRFNQQTIPVYIYTPLCGTCKVTTKMLEIVEAALPELKLYSCNLNAVTEVAERWKIESVPCLAFIQGAQVQKKIYAFKSVDEVYEMLKPFACRKSNSRRLIRLEREVMRVKKLTNEDFDQMVTFFDQMAQTSWLSSIHAELATYVPQQNGIIALDVGCGTGRFLQRIQHQIAEGIGIDLSPEMIREANRQADLLQLTDRFEFRVGDAYELPLKNESVDVAISTCMMFLLPEPEKGIEELHRVLKKQGTLLMLNPSPLMNPEQAYAVAKEQGIPQEEWEYLWKWSNVSTRKHRYAKEELKSMLQPAFTQIEIVDVLDGLAHITIGHKS
- a CDS encoding patatin-like phospholipase family protein; translated protein: MNKTGLVLEGGGSRGIFTGGVIQYLMEQDIYLPYVIGVSAGACNGSSYISRQMDRNRTVSIDFLDNPEYLSLTNFIKKRQLFGMDFLFDRLPNELVPFDFKAYEQGKEEFVVGVTDCMTGDPIYYKKSEYMKDILTLLRASSSLPFVAPIVSFENKMLMDGGISDPIPIKQAVKDGQSKNVIILTQNREYVKKPQSFGWYLRKKYRDYPGLIQASERRHIVYNETLQYIRDEEAKGNIFVISPTEKLKVGRVERSKEKLTDLYERGYEDAAKMGPALKEFLS